In a single window of the Coriobacteriia bacterium genome:
- the hrcA gene encoding heat-inducible transcriptional repressor HrcA translates to MLNERRRTVLSALVDEYISSVQPVGSKVLVERYHLGCSPATVRSELAALEETGLVFQPHVSAGRIPTDSGYRAYVNDMVGSGAQQLGSSETEDVRRYYAELEHELTDVLRETSAMLSKLTSYVAVVAAPTLRRARIRRVTLVPLAARRALVVVVTDSGQVANRTIEFMDDVPAVALSSVEAYLSRTLDGAMGGEAESVRRTIDGVPGHEAHIALRVLDVVLECLAEADEDRVLTGGVSALLAHPEFNDPAAVRPLVGLLEDGYSLLSVLTEVMRTTGVEVRIGRENPAAALEHTSFVATRYGEGDSGGIIGVIGPTRMDYRRAMSAVRTVSDALTNVLES, encoded by the coding sequence ATGCTCAACGAACGGCGGCGGACGGTACTGTCCGCACTCGTGGACGAATACATCTCAAGCGTGCAGCCGGTGGGCTCCAAGGTGCTCGTGGAGCGCTATCACCTGGGCTGCAGCCCTGCCACCGTGCGCTCCGAGCTGGCGGCGCTCGAGGAGACAGGGCTTGTCTTCCAGCCGCACGTGTCTGCGGGGCGCATCCCCACCGACAGCGGCTACCGCGCGTACGTGAACGACATGGTGGGCTCCGGCGCCCAGCAGCTGGGTTCGTCGGAGACCGAAGACGTCCGCCGCTACTACGCCGAACTCGAGCACGAACTCACCGACGTTCTGCGGGAGACTTCGGCGATGCTCTCGAAGCTCACCTCGTACGTGGCGGTCGTGGCGGCGCCCACGTTGCGGCGTGCGCGGATCCGGCGCGTGACCCTCGTGCCCCTTGCTGCGCGCCGTGCGCTCGTGGTGGTCGTGACCGATTCAGGTCAGGTGGCCAACCGCACTATCGAGTTCATGGATGACGTGCCTGCCGTGGCGCTTTCGAGCGTGGAGGCGTACCTCTCGCGCACGCTCGATGGCGCGATGGGCGGCGAGGCCGAGTCGGTCCGGCGCACGATCGACGGCGTGCCGGGTCACGAGGCGCACATCGCGCTTCGCGTGCTCGACGTGGTTCTCGAGTGCCTTGCCGAGGCCGATGAGGACCGCGTGCTCACTGGTGGCGTCTCCGCGCTGCTTGCACACCCTGAGTTCAACGACCCGGCGGCCGTCCGGCCGCTCGTCGGCTTGCTGGAAGACGGCTACTCGCTTCTCTCGGTGCTCACCGAGGTCATGCGCACAACCGGCGTGGAGGTCCGCATCGGCAGGGAGAACCCGGCCGCCGCGCTCGAGCACACGAGCTTCGTGGCGACGCGCTACGGCGAGGGTGACTCGGGCGGCATCATCGGTGTCATCGGGCCCACGCGCATGGACTACCGACGGGCGATGTCCGCCGTCAGGACCGTCTCGGACGCACTGACCAACGTGCTGGAATCATAG
- a CDS encoding J domain-containing protein, which yields MDYYELLGVPKEASADDIKKAFRKRARETHPDVNDGQHAEETFKQINEAYEVLSDPEKRARYDRFGTVDPRAGGGYGADFNGGDFFDMNDLFSVFFGGVRGAGGRADPSGRDLRTQVAVTLEDAASGAPKDVTITHPMTCATCSGSGAAVGGSAQTCTVCSGTGQKRTQRRTILGVMESQSPCERCGATGVIIDKPCPACGGQGRVNGTETVRVQLPVGIPDGYTLRVPGKGEAGVRGAASGDLLVTVRVLPHEFLHREGNDLHVMAGINIAQAALGGEMTVAGLFDDVVIPFSAGVHTGDTVRVRAEGMPRMDGGKGDFIVHLDVLAPKKLNKRQKELLQELGESLGTGRKGDERTPLSKLKDWLGV from the coding sequence GTGGACTACTACGAGCTGCTTGGCGTCCCGAAAGAGGCGTCAGCCGACGACATCAAGAAAGCCTTCCGCAAGCGGGCGCGCGAGACGCACCCGGACGTCAATGACGGCCAGCATGCCGAGGAGACGTTCAAGCAGATCAACGAGGCCTACGAGGTGCTCTCGGATCCGGAGAAGCGCGCGCGCTACGACCGGTTCGGCACTGTCGACCCGCGTGCGGGTGGCGGCTACGGGGCCGACTTCAACGGCGGCGACTTCTTCGACATGAACGACTTGTTCAGCGTGTTCTTCGGCGGGGTGCGCGGTGCGGGCGGCCGTGCGGATCCGTCGGGACGCGACCTGCGCACCCAGGTGGCGGTCACGCTCGAGGACGCCGCGTCAGGCGCACCGAAGGATGTGACGATCACCCACCCGATGACGTGTGCGACGTGCTCGGGCAGTGGTGCCGCCGTAGGCGGCTCGGCACAGACGTGCACGGTCTGCTCGGGCACCGGTCAGAAGCGCACGCAACGCAGGACGATCCTCGGCGTGATGGAGTCGCAGTCGCCATGCGAGCGGTGCGGCGCCACCGGCGTGATCATCGACAAGCCGTGTCCGGCCTGCGGTGGCCAGGGTCGCGTGAACGGGACCGAGACCGTACGGGTGCAGCTCCCCGTCGGCATCCCCGATGGCTACACGTTGCGCGTTCCCGGCAAGGGCGAGGCGGGGGTCCGAGGGGCGGCCTCGGGGGACCTGCTCGTGACGGTGCGCGTGCTGCCCCACGAGTTCCTGCATCGCGAGGGCAACGACCTGCACGTGATGGCGGGCATCAACATCGCGCAGGCGGCGCTCGGCGGCGAGATGACCGTGGCCGGCCTGTTCGACGACGTGGTGATCCCGTTCAGCGCCGGCGTGCACACCGGCGACACGGTGCGCGTGCGCGCAGAGGGCATGCCTCGCATGGACGGCGGCAAGGGCGACTTCATCGTGCACCTCGACGTTCTCGCGCCCAAGAAGCTGAACAAGCGGCAAAAGGAGCTCCTCCAGGAGCTTGGCGAGAGCCTCGGCACGGGGCGCAAGGGCGATGAGCGAACGCCGCTGTCGAAGCTCAAGGACTGGCTGGGCGTCTAG
- a CDS encoding RsmE family RNA methyltransferase yields the protein MSLHRFFAEGPMPPSGEIPLAEGAVHHLRDVLRLAAGEEIIVVSGGVATRVRLTEVGERIAGERLEDLPVRGLPRVTLAQGLAKGDKMDDVVRQATEVGISRVVPFAADRSVVRLDAAKAVARTDRWRRVAAEAAQQSQRADIPQVHDIVAADALPDVLAGSVVLVCWEEATGAEGIAEAIARLAPSAGTDVAVVVGPEGGLTQREVGLLESAGALTVTLGATVLRTETAGVVASALAVHARGGLGARRG from the coding sequence ATGTCACTCCACCGATTCTTCGCCGAAGGACCGATGCCCCCATCGGGCGAGATCCCGCTCGCCGAAGGCGCGGTGCACCATCTCCGCGACGTGCTACGGCTCGCGGCTGGCGAGGAGATCATCGTCGTGAGCGGAGGTGTGGCCACGCGCGTGCGGCTCACCGAGGTGGGCGAGCGTATCGCGGGCGAGCGGCTCGAGGACCTGCCGGTTCGCGGCCTCCCGCGGGTGACGCTCGCACAGGGGCTCGCCAAGGGCGACAAGATGGACGACGTCGTCCGGCAGGCCACCGAGGTCGGCATCTCGCGCGTGGTGCCGTTCGCCGCCGACCGCAGCGTGGTCAGGCTCGACGCGGCAAAGGCCGTCGCTCGCACCGACCGCTGGCGACGGGTCGCTGCCGAGGCCGCGCAGCAGTCGCAGCGTGCCGACATCCCGCAGGTGCACGACATAGTGGCCGCCGATGCGCTGCCCGACGTGCTTGCCGGCTCGGTCGTGCTCGTATGTTGGGAGGAAGCGACCGGTGCCGAGGGCATCGCTGAGGCGATCGCGCGGCTTGCACCCTCGGCCGGCACCGACGTGGCCGTCGTGGTCGGGCCGGAAGGTGGCCTGACGCAACGGGAGGTCGGGCTGCTCGAGTCCGCGGGTGCCCTGACCGTCACGCTCGGCGCGACGGTCTTGCGCACGGAGACCGCCGGTGTGGTGGCGAGCGCGCTTGCGGTTCATGCGCGCGGTGGCCTGGGCGCACGCCGTGGCTGA
- the mtaB gene encoding tRNA (N(6)-L-threonylcarbamoyladenosine(37)-C(2))-methylthiotransferase MtaB produces the protein MADRDLRVAFVTLGCKVNQTESESIAAELGIAGVGCLPDEADVVVVNTCTVTGEADHKARKAVRHALALPQGPVVVVTGCLAALDADALRDLGDRVVVEADKDVVAARVREHTGVAATTDRPVIVRSARARAQLKVQDGCDAFCAYCIVPYARGAPRAVPAERVLAEAERLVGAGASEIVLTGINIGRYDDGGSRLPELVERIAATGVPRIRLSSIEPDAVDEALLEAAAGTPAFCAHLHVPLQAGADGVLARMGRPYDTATYAALVARAREMLPGMALTTDIIVGFPGETDAEFGETLAFAEEMAFSRLHVFRYSARPGTPAATMHAQVPPEVRAERSARLRELGEEMAAAYAGTHLGRTVEVLVERTGADGTAEGVTREYVRARIPRGALPAGSLVSVSPERIEAGPVLVGRSLG, from the coding sequence GTGGCTGATCGCGACTTGCGTGTCGCGTTCGTCACGCTCGGCTGCAAGGTGAATCAGACCGAGTCCGAATCGATCGCGGCCGAACTCGGCATCGCCGGTGTCGGGTGCCTGCCGGACGAGGCCGATGTGGTCGTGGTGAACACCTGCACGGTCACCGGCGAGGCGGACCACAAGGCGCGCAAGGCGGTGCGCCATGCGCTCGCGCTTCCGCAGGGGCCGGTTGTCGTTGTCACCGGCTGCCTGGCGGCACTCGATGCGGATGCGCTCCGCGATCTGGGCGACCGGGTCGTGGTCGAAGCGGACAAGGATGTCGTGGCCGCGCGCGTGCGCGAGCACACCGGCGTTGCGGCGACGACCGACCGGCCGGTCATCGTGCGCTCCGCCCGCGCGAGGGCGCAGCTGAAAGTCCAGGACGGTTGTGATGCGTTCTGCGCGTACTGCATCGTGCCGTACGCGCGCGGCGCTCCGCGGGCTGTGCCCGCGGAGCGCGTGCTCGCTGAGGCGGAGCGGCTGGTAGGAGCCGGCGCGTCGGAGATCGTGCTCACCGGTATCAACATCGGCCGCTACGACGATGGCGGATCGCGTCTCCCGGAGCTCGTGGAACGCATCGCCGCGACCGGTGTCCCGCGCATCCGCCTCTCGAGCATCGAGCCGGACGCCGTCGATGAGGCGCTCCTTGAAGCGGCGGCCGGGACGCCTGCGTTCTGCGCGCATCTGCACGTACCGCTGCAGGCGGGCGCGGACGGCGTGCTCGCGCGGATGGGTCGGCCGTACGATACCGCCACATATGCGGCGCTGGTCGCCCGTGCGCGCGAGATGCTTCCGGGCATGGCGCTCACGACCGACATCATCGTCGGCTTCCCCGGTGAGACCGATGCCGAGTTCGGCGAGACGCTCGCCTTCGCCGAGGAGATGGCGTTCTCGCGACTGCACGTCTTCCGCTACTCGGCGCGACCCGGCACGCCGGCGGCCACGATGCACGCGCAGGTCCCTCCCGAGGTGCGTGCCGAGCGCTCCGCGCGGTTGCGCGAGCTCGGCGAGGAGATGGCCGCGGCGTACGCCGGGACGCACCTCGGCCGCACGGTCGAAGTGCTCGTGGAGCGCACGGGCGCCGACGGCACCGCCGAGGGCGTGACCCGCGAGTACGTGCGCGCCCGCATCCCTCGTGGGGCTCTGCCGGCGGGCTCGCTCGTGTCCGTGAGTCCCGAGCGCATCGAGGCAGGCCCGGTGCTTGTCGGGCGGAGCCTCGGCTAG
- a CDS encoding PhoH family protein: protein MTNSTQVHLVAPSEVNMVELLGEGDHLLRLIEEQFESDIAVRGNEITISGEVSEAQAVSALFTELFTLVGGTEPLTADAVERAIDMLRRGECSPSSVFSDVILTHRGKAIRPKTAGQKHYVDAIRTNTVTFGIGPAGTGKTYLAMAMAVDALRKKEVGRIILTRPAVEAGEKLGFLPGNLYEKVDPYLRPLYDALFDMMDVEKSANLTERGVIEVAPLAFMRGRTLNDSFVILDEAQNTTPEQMKMFLTRLGFGSKIVITGDVTQIDLIGGLSGLRQVRNILTDITDVAFVELQPRDVVRHRLVQRIVTAYHEFDEAQRIAASSDA from the coding sequence GTGACGAACTCAACCCAGGTGCACCTGGTCGCTCCATCCGAGGTGAACATGGTCGAGCTGCTCGGCGAAGGCGATCACCTCCTGCGGCTCATCGAGGAGCAGTTCGAGTCCGACATCGCGGTAAGAGGCAACGAGATCACGATCTCGGGCGAGGTCTCCGAGGCGCAGGCCGTCTCCGCACTATTCACCGAGCTGTTCACGCTGGTGGGCGGGACCGAGCCGCTCACGGCGGACGCCGTGGAGCGCGCCATCGACATGCTCAGGCGCGGCGAGTGCAGCCCGTCGAGCGTCTTCTCAGACGTCATCCTTACGCATCGCGGCAAAGCCATCCGTCCGAAGACGGCCGGCCAGAAGCACTACGTGGACGCGATCCGCACGAACACCGTGACCTTCGGCATCGGTCCGGCAGGCACCGGCAAGACCTACCTCGCGATGGCGATGGCCGTCGATGCGCTGCGCAAAAAGGAGGTCGGACGCATCATCCTCACCCGTCCGGCCGTCGAGGCGGGGGAGAAGCTCGGCTTCTTGCCCGGCAACCTCTACGAGAAGGTCGATCCGTACCTGCGGCCGCTCTACGACGCGCTCTTCGACATGATGGACGTCGAGAAGTCGGCCAACCTGACCGAGCGTGGCGTGATCGAGGTCGCCCCGCTCGCGTTCATGCGCGGTCGCACGCTCAACGACTCCTTCGTCATCCTGGACGAGGCGCAGAACACCACGCCCGAGCAGATGAAGATGTTCCTCACGCGCCTCGGCTTCGGGAGCAAGATCGTCATCACCGGCGACGTCACGCAGATCGACCTCATCGGCGGTCTGTCCGGACTGCGCCAGGTGCGCAACATCCTGACCGACATCACCGACGTCGCGTTCGTCGAGCTCCAGCCGCGGGACGTCGTACGCCACCGGCTCGTGCAGCGCATCGTGACCGCCTACCACGAGTTCGACGAGGCCCAGCGGATCGCCGCCTCAAGCGATGCCTAG